In the genome of Macellibacteroides fermentans, one region contains:
- a CDS encoding class I SAM-dependent methyltransferase: MGKIYGLTEEAYTPSPLLQWVTSGSRVLELGAAMGYMTRYMKEELDCRVTEVEISAEMARHAALYAEQMVVGNLDTDPWFETIEGPFDYVVMGDVLEHLRNPRKTLEKAVSLLKPGGFILSSVPNISHNAVVMGLLKGEFPYQSFGLLDDTHVHFFTRKSMFELFNSCGLLSVAEESNLMRPDATELKQYYAFRFLAAFMVRRPDAHVYQFINKWQLSDGGPVVHQKSEGIRLGWGSAIRALMDDMNEYLGVKLGTGGSLTKIFRKKVSE; the protein is encoded by the coding sequence ATGGGAAAAATATACGGATTAACAGAAGAGGCATATACCCCCTCGCCTTTATTGCAATGGGTTACATCCGGATCCAGGGTATTGGAGCTGGGCGCTGCCATGGGATATATGACTCGCTATATGAAAGAAGAGTTGGACTGCCGGGTTACCGAAGTCGAAATAAGCGCCGAAATGGCCCGCCATGCAGCTCTTTATGCCGAACAGATGGTGGTAGGTAATCTGGATACTGATCCCTGGTTTGAAACAATAGAAGGTCCTTTCGACTATGTGGTGATGGGAGATGTGTTAGAACATCTGCGTAATCCACGGAAGACCCTCGAAAAAGCAGTCTCCCTTCTGAAGCCCGGAGGATTTATTCTGTCATCTGTTCCCAATATTTCTCATAATGCAGTAGTGATGGGCCTGCTTAAAGGCGAATTTCCATACCAGTCCTTTGGTCTGCTTGATGATACCCATGTACATTTCTTTACCCGGAAAAGTATGTTTGAATTGTTCAATAGCTGCGGATTGCTTAGTGTGGCTGAGGAATCTAACCTGATGCGTCCCGATGCTACGGAACTTAAACAGTATTATGCATTCCGTTTTTTAGCAGCCTTCATGGTGCGTCGCCCCGATGCCCATGTTTATCAGTTTATCAATAAATGGCAATTGTCCGATGGAGGGCCGGTCGTACACCAAAAGTCAGAGGGTATCCGTTTAGGCTGGGGTAGTGCAATCCGGGCATTGATGGACGACATGAACGAGTACCTGGGCGTAAAGCTTGGAACAGGGGGGAGTCTGACCAAAATTTTTAGGAAAAAAGTTTCTGAATGA